In Flavobacteriales bacterium, a single genomic region encodes these proteins:
- the ruvA gene encoding Holliday junction branch migration protein RuvA, whose protein sequence is MIYFIEGKIEELTPTYVVVSTHGVGYHIQVSVRTAEQLQEGSNIRLLTQMIVKEDAHLLFGFADKLERDTFNMLITVSGIGVNTARVILSTLSSNDVISAIMYDDDNSFKKVKGIGAKTAKRIILDLKDKASKLQVESMIVEESSEMTSGKQQFHLKNEALTALTVLGFSSAQCTKVLDAILKKEEISSVEDLIKKALAKL, encoded by the coding sequence ATGATATATTTTATAGAAGGAAAAATAGAAGAATTAACCCCCACTTATGTGGTTGTAAGTACACATGGGGTGGGGTATCATATTCAAGTATCGGTGCGTACCGCAGAACAATTACAAGAAGGAAGTAATATTCGTCTGCTCACACAAATGATTGTAAAAGAAGACGCTCATCTACTTTTTGGTTTTGCCGATAAACTAGAAAGAGATACTTTTAATATGCTCATTACTGTATCAGGAATAGGGGTAAACACCGCTAGAGTTATTCTATCTACTTTAAGTTCCAATGATGTCATCTCTGCAATTATGTATGATGATGACAACAGCTTTAAAAAAGTAAAAGGAATTGGAGCAAAGACCGCAAAAAGAATTATCTTGGACCTCAAAGATAAAGCATCAAAACTTCAGGTGGAAAGTATGATTGTGGAAGAAAGCTCAGAAATGACTTCTGGAAAACAACAATTCCATCTAAAAAACGAGGCTTTAACAGCACTAACGGTGTTAGGATTTTCATCTGCTCAATGTACCAAAGTACTAGATGCTATCTTGAAAAAGGAAGAAATATCGAGCGTAGAAGATTTAATTAAAAAAGCATTAGCAAAATTATAA